Proteins from a genomic interval of Corynebacterium freiburgense:
- the bioD gene encoding dethiobiotin synthase produces MIIVTGTNTDVGKTIATAALVARIPQALPIKPIQTGEPDGSGDIVTIERLTGVLGTEFIRYPEPLAPNIAAQRANMEQLELRDVAMKIRELNTGNTTPIIEGAGGLLVRMAEDWTIADLAAELDADVVIVTSLGLGSLNAAELTVEAARRRKLRILGLIGGVLPAEPDLATMLNIAELPRVTRVPLLGCLPAGAGEFSAAEFAQIAAKIRIPGY; encoded by the coding sequence ATGATTATTGTTACTGGAACTAATACTGATGTGGGTAAAACCATCGCAACGGCGGCATTAGTTGCGCGAATTCCGCAGGCATTGCCTATTAAGCCAATCCAGACAGGTGAGCCAGATGGATCCGGGGATATTGTGACGATCGAACGTCTTACTGGAGTACTCGGTACAGAATTTATTCGGTATCCTGAGCCATTGGCGCCGAATATAGCAGCTCAAAGGGCTAATATGGAGCAGCTTGAACTCCGTGACGTCGCTATGAAAATCCGTGAACTTAATACCGGAAATACAACGCCTATTATTGAGGGCGCTGGAGGACTATTAGTACGCATGGCCGAAGACTGGACCATTGCAGATCTTGCCGCAGAGCTTGATGCTGATGTGGTTATTGTGACTTCATTGGGTCTTGGCTCACTTAATGCGGCAGAACTTACCGTAGAAGCTGCACGTAGGCGCAAACTGCGGATTCTGGGTCTGATTGGTGGTGTATTGCCTGCAGAACCTGATTTAGCCACAATGCTTAATATTGCCGAGCTTCCACGTGTGACCAGAGTGCCGCTATTAGGGTGCTTACCGGCAGGGGCAGGGGAATTCTCCGCAGCGGAGTTCGCTCAAATTGCCGCAAAAATTAGAATCCCTGGATATTGA
- a CDS encoding segregation and condensation protein A, whose translation MAEEYQDPNQPEITGFTLALSNFEGPLDLLLQLIAAKKMDVTDVALAEVTDEFISYTRNLGETANLDEITEFILIAATLLDLKTARLLPRGEISDIEDLELLETRDLLFARLLQYKAYKQVADMFAQWQLAARRRYPRAVSLEPQFIELLPPLKITHTAESFAELAATVFRPKPPDEVGTAHLHQEPVSVPEQAGRLLAVLKLAGKDTWLTFQNLTRDCELSMEIIGRFLALLELYKAQAIGIDQEESLGELRIAWTGLDVDPQVVAASNWE comes from the coding sequence GTGGCAGAGGAATATCAAGACCCAAACCAACCTGAAATCACGGGTTTCACCCTTGCATTATCAAATTTTGAGGGTCCGTTGGATTTGCTTTTGCAGCTTATTGCCGCAAAGAAAATGGATGTTACTGATGTTGCATTAGCCGAGGTAACGGATGAGTTTATTTCCTACACTCGTAACTTAGGGGAAACCGCGAACCTCGATGAAATCACCGAATTTATTTTAATCGCGGCAACCTTGCTCGATTTAAAAACTGCTCGATTGCTTCCGCGCGGTGAAATTAGTGATATTGAAGACCTAGAACTACTAGAAACTCGTGATCTTCTTTTTGCCAGATTATTGCAATATAAGGCGTATAAACAGGTTGCTGATATGTTTGCCCAGTGGCAATTAGCAGCACGAAGACGATATCCTAGGGCGGTTTCGCTTGAACCGCAGTTTATTGAGCTTTTGCCGCCATTAAAGATTACCCACACTGCAGAAAGCTTTGCGGAACTTGCCGCGACTGTATTCCGGCCAAAGCCTCCGGACGAAGTAGGTACAGCGCATTTGCACCAAGAGCCAGTATCGGTGCCTGAGCAGGCAGGCCGGCTTTTGGCAGTATTGAAACTCGCGGGAAAAGATACCTGGTTAACGTTTCAAAACCTCACCCGGGATTGTGAATTATCAATGGAGATTATTGGTAGGTTTCTTGCACTTTTAGAGTTGTATAAGGCGCAGGCAATCGGGATTGATCAGGAAGAATCTCTTGGCGAATTGCGAATCGCCTGGACCGGGCTAGACGTTGATCCTCAAGTTGTGGCTGCAAGTAACTGGGAGTAG
- the cmk gene encoding (d)CMP kinase yields the protein MPNGGLIIAVDGPSGTGKSTVCRAVAQQLHAQYLDTGAMYRVATLHILRKGIDPADTPAVIDATTEIPFEIHHDPSATSVLLDGLDVSDEIRGSEVTAHVSAVSAIPEVRKNLVALQRNLAFKAGRCVVEGRDIGTVVFPEAPLKIYMTASAEVRADRRYRQDTAAGRDVDYLTILREIERRDDLDSSRAASPLRPADDAIHLDTSELSLQEVINTVIELAATSAERNSQQ from the coding sequence ATGCCCAATGGCGGACTGATTATTGCGGTAGATGGCCCATCTGGAACTGGAAAGTCCACAGTATGCAGAGCTGTTGCACAACAACTACATGCACAATACCTGGATACTGGTGCAATGTACCGTGTGGCTACGCTGCACATTTTGCGCAAAGGAATTGATCCCGCAGATACGCCAGCCGTGATTGACGCAACCACTGAAATACCATTTGAAATACATCATGATCCATCTGCTACATCGGTACTTCTTGATGGTTTAGATGTTTCCGATGAAATTCGCGGCAGCGAAGTCACAGCGCATGTTTCGGCCGTATCGGCGATCCCTGAAGTACGAAAGAACCTTGTTGCACTCCAACGCAATCTCGCTTTTAAAGCTGGACGGTGTGTGGTTGAAGGACGCGATATTGGGACAGTGGTTTTTCCTGAGGCGCCATTAAAGATCTATATGACTGCATCGGCAGAAGTTCGAGCAGACCGTCGGTATCGACAAGATACAGCGGCAGGGCGCGACGTCGATTATTTAACTATTCTTCGAGAGATTGAACGTCGAGATGACCTTGATTCCAGCCGCGCAGCATCACCATTGCGGCCTGCCGATGATGCGATACACCTTGATACTTCGGAATTAAGTTTGCAAGAAGTCATTAATACCGTTATTGAGCTAGCTGCAACGTCGGCGGAAAGGAATTCGCAACAGTGA
- a CDS encoding adenosylmethionine--8-amino-7-oxononanoate transaminase gives MLTEEEANALISFDQAHIWHPYSSTPAPMDPRLIDRAAGAYIITHCGTPLIDAMSSWWAVAHGHNHPKLVAAAHEQISKMSHVMFGGLTHQPAVQLARVLLDLVPAHFSKVFFVDSGSVAVEVAMKMALQYQRGIGHGERCRFVTWRGGYHGDTLAPMSVCDPDGGMHSLWAGILPQHSFAPIPPPRGVDQSVIQRYLSEFEALIDPSHAAVIIEPIVQGAGGMRFHDLELLHSIRAICDRHGLLLIVDEIATGFGRTGKLFASEDISADIMCVGKALTGGFMSLAATLTTETVAQAIQKPTGGGALMHGPTFMANPLGCAVASAALEIVRQGEWRQQVAMIEQLLVQGLQPLQDHIGVRDVRVLGAIGVVEMEHPVDMSAATAAAIAEGVWLRPFGRLIYCMPPFICTPDEIARICRGVIAAVKAALA, from the coding sequence ATGTTGACTGAAGAAGAAGCCAATGCATTAATTTCATTTGACCAGGCCCATATATGGCATCCGTATAGTTCTACTCCTGCGCCAATGGATCCGCGTCTTATCGATCGGGCAGCAGGAGCATACATAATAACGCACTGCGGCACTCCACTTATCGATGCTATGAGTAGTTGGTGGGCGGTGGCACACGGGCATAATCATCCAAAACTTGTTGCAGCCGCGCACGAGCAAATTAGCAAAATGAGCCATGTAATGTTCGGTGGTTTAACCCACCAACCTGCTGTTCAATTAGCAAGGGTCTTACTTGATCTTGTGCCAGCACATTTTTCCAAAGTCTTTTTTGTTGATTCAGGTTCAGTTGCTGTCGAAGTTGCTATGAAAATGGCGCTGCAATATCAACGTGGTATTGGCCATGGTGAGCGTTGTCGATTTGTCACATGGCGCGGTGGCTATCATGGCGATACGTTAGCCCCAATGAGTGTGTGCGATCCAGATGGTGGAATGCATTCACTGTGGGCTGGGATTCTTCCGCAACACAGTTTTGCCCCAATTCCACCACCGAGAGGTGTCGACCAATCAGTAATTCAACGCTATCTCAGTGAATTTGAAGCGCTTATAGACCCCTCACATGCTGCAGTAATTATTGAGCCTATTGTGCAGGGCGCTGGCGGAATGCGGTTTCATGATCTCGAACTACTACATAGTATTCGCGCAATTTGTGATCGGCACGGCTTGCTGTTGATTGTGGACGAAATAGCCACGGGGTTTGGCCGCACTGGAAAACTATTCGCATCTGAAGATATTTCTGCGGACATTATGTGTGTGGGCAAAGCGCTTACGGGTGGCTTTATGTCACTTGCCGCTACATTAACAACCGAAACCGTAGCTCAGGCGATTCAAAAGCCAACCGGCGGCGGCGCCCTGATGCATGGACCGACATTTATGGCGAACCCGTTAGGTTGTGCTGTAGCGAGTGCAGCATTAGAAATCGTGAGACAAGGGGAGTGGCGGCAACAAGTAGCAATGATTGAACAATTGCTCGTTCAAGGGCTCCAACCGCTTCAAGATCACATCGGCGTTCGAGATGTACGTGTGCTTGGCGCAATTGGAGTAGTGGAAATGGAGCACCCAGTTGATATGTCCGCTGCGACTGCGGCGGCTATTGCGGAAGGCGTGTGGCTTCGACCATTCGGCCGTTTGATCTATTGCATGCCGCCGTTTATTTGCACGCCCGATGAAATAGCAAGGATTTGCCGCGGAGTAATAGCCGCAGTCAAAGCAGCACTAGCTTAA
- the scpB gene encoding SMC-Scp complex subunit ScpB, translating into MDGAISLLRSQIESILLVIDSPVSAAALAKAVQAEEPHVQEILQEISGEFTDRGSGIDLRETNEGWRFYTRKQNAEAVEHFLLDGTQTRLTRAALETLAVVAYRQPVTRAQVSAVRGVNVDGVMRTLLLRGLIAEVEVDEATGPAHHYVTTELLLEQLGIESLEALPNLAPLLPDIDSIEEELP; encoded by the coding sequence GTGGATGGAGCTATCTCTTTATTGCGTTCGCAGATTGAGTCGATTCTTTTGGTAATCGACTCACCTGTATCGGCTGCGGCCCTTGCGAAAGCCGTCCAAGCCGAAGAGCCTCATGTGCAGGAGATCTTGCAGGAAATATCAGGAGAATTCACTGATCGTGGGAGCGGAATAGATCTCCGTGAAACCAATGAAGGTTGGCGGTTTTATACCCGCAAACAAAATGCGGAAGCCGTGGAACATTTCCTTCTCGATGGCACTCAGACACGACTTACCAGAGCGGCTTTAGAAACGCTCGCTGTGGTGGCGTATCGGCAGCCAGTCACACGAGCACAAGTATCTGCAGTCAGAGGGGTCAATGTGGATGGGGTTATGCGTACCCTTCTACTCCGGGGGCTCATTGCCGAAGTAGAAGTAGATGAAGCAACGGGTCCCGCACACCATTATGTGACCACCGAACTTTTGTTAGAGCAGTTAGGAATTGAATCTTTAGAGGCACTACCCAATTTAGCGCCATTGCTTCCAGATATTGATTCGATTGAGGAAGAATTACCTTAA
- a CDS encoding DUF4240 domain-containing protein, protein MKKFWTTIEQTRPKPYNPDLHTETISAVLDTWQQADLLEFEHVLRSELYNLETREVAELYILTFNKITGKNSTLTVDSYISDDNFLYFRCWIVLQGVEFVKSIQQNINTIMDLPLSVLDTVWSDGGGEQLLYVTDRGEDTKIRDLACENFPDLDYDFSSKEVELPRAGVEICRAFPGLALYLQRHSAWYGG, encoded by the coding sequence ATGAAAAAATTTTGGACCACGATTGAACAAACCCGCCCCAAGCCATACAATCCAGATTTGCATACTGAGACGATCAGCGCAGTATTAGATACATGGCAGCAAGCCGACTTGCTGGAATTTGAACATGTGCTTCGCTCTGAACTATATAATTTAGAAACCCGAGAGGTAGCCGAACTCTATATCCTCACCTTCAATAAAATTACCGGCAAAAATTCGACACTTACAGTGGATAGCTATATTTCTGACGATAATTTCCTGTACTTCCGTTGTTGGATTGTCTTGCAGGGAGTTGAATTTGTTAAAAGCATTCAGCAAAATATCAACACCATTATGGATCTGCCGCTATCAGTGCTAGATACAGTGTGGTCTGATGGTGGTGGTGAGCAGTTGCTCTATGTAACTGATCGAGGTGAAGATACCAAGATTCGGGATTTGGCCTGTGAAAACTTTCCAGATTTAGACTATGATTTTTCGAGCAAAGAGGTGGAATTGCCACGGGCTGGGGTCGAAATATGCCGCGCATTTCCGGGGTTGGCATTGTACTTGCAACGACACAGTGCTTGGTACGGTGGGTAA
- a CDS encoding sulfurtransferase, protein MSYVVDVSWLAENYRRDNVVVLCASMGNPTKSISAGIPGAILADLEAEFSDPQALLPHTCPQNLQEVFARAGIYADTTVVVYDRFGMVCAPRIWWLARIAGIKHVFVLNGGLPAWIQAGHPIERILTLAEVETQGSIEANERPELITDIRGVQQALARSGHEVIDARSAGRFAGVEPEPREGLYGGHIPGSVNIPYTSLFDDQGLLLPVSDLKRAFASQIHDAQHLTFTCGSGVTACVLALAAAEAGYENLVVYDGSWSEWGLPEMGQPVESVR, encoded by the coding sequence ATGAGCTATGTAGTTGATGTTTCTTGGTTAGCGGAGAATTACCGCCGCGATAATGTTGTGGTGCTATGTGCTTCAATGGGAAATCCAACGAAGTCGATTTCGGCGGGGATTCCTGGGGCAATACTTGCGGATTTAGAGGCAGAGTTTTCCGACCCACAAGCATTATTACCGCACACGTGTCCGCAAAATTTGCAGGAGGTTTTTGCCCGCGCAGGTATCTACGCAGACACGACCGTTGTAGTTTATGACCGATTTGGGATGGTGTGTGCTCCGCGGATTTGGTGGTTGGCTCGGATTGCAGGAATTAAACATGTGTTTGTGCTTAATGGTGGTTTACCGGCGTGGATTCAGGCCGGACACCCAATAGAGCGAATCCTGACTCTCGCCGAAGTAGAAACTCAGGGCAGTATCGAAGCAAACGAGCGCCCTGAACTGATTACAGATATTCGCGGTGTGCAGCAGGCGTTGGCGCGTAGTGGGCATGAAGTTATCGACGCTCGCAGTGCGGGCCGCTTTGCGGGGGTTGAGCCAGAGCCGCGAGAAGGTCTTTATGGCGGACACATTCCAGGGAGTGTCAATATTCCCTACACCTCGCTCTTTGATGACCAGGGTCTACTCCTACCGGTGAGTGACCTCAAACGTGCTTTTGCATCGCAGATTCACGACGCCCAGCACCTTACGTTTACTTGCGGGTCTGGTGTAACCGCGTGTGTACTGGCGCTTGCGGCGGCGGAAGCAGGCTATGAAAACCTCGTTGTTTACGATGGTTCTTGGTCTGAATGGGGTCTACCAGAAATGGGGCAACCAGTGGAGTCAGTACGTTAA
- a CDS encoding ribonuclease HI — translation MVVPNAAHNPAIAAAQRKPRRIVSWIVVDGVAEKVIGNTCCLVLVVAVESPNGNWIRVIHRTVPKDSRQEALQEIHIEAERAIRSGALVHGAVEVFFSSYLSLDKTVIWRSSRTQKPLPLQLRASATHSLNTSLALLEKQVRASVTKVKPRKFTVPIAPKTLMYAIASQLPAVRLATDASKNTTTHTVSIGWVSDHGDYGSTLIHRGTKITEAEYTALVRALIRIVRRHPGRKVHAYTDSKQAVVLLRRRQHNNAVVQQLLQTGMIRVYWVRGHRGHPLNEAAHRLAVHTRRSIEWDIPEKHRIRVERQIMQDLWDELAV, via the coding sequence ATGGTTGTGCCGAATGCTGCACACAACCCTGCCATTGCAGCTGCACAGAGAAAGCCTCGGCGAATAGTCAGTTGGATCGTGGTTGATGGGGTGGCAGAGAAAGTCATTGGTAATACATGCTGCCTTGTATTGGTAGTTGCAGTCGAGTCTCCCAATGGAAATTGGATTCGGGTGATTCACCGAACCGTACCAAAAGATTCTCGGCAGGAAGCACTGCAAGAAATCCATATTGAAGCGGAACGTGCCATCCGATCTGGCGCTCTGGTTCATGGTGCTGTCGAGGTGTTTTTCAGTTCCTACCTTTCGCTAGATAAAACAGTTATCTGGCGTAGCAGTAGGACTCAAAAACCATTACCGCTCCAACTTCGCGCTTCTGCAACGCATTCACTCAATACTTCGCTTGCACTACTGGAGAAGCAAGTACGTGCGTCCGTGACCAAAGTGAAGCCAAGAAAATTTACGGTACCGATTGCGCCGAAAACCTTAATGTATGCAATAGCTTCACAATTGCCGGCGGTGCGATTGGCAACGGACGCATCAAAAAATACCACGACTCATACCGTATCGATTGGTTGGGTTTCTGATCACGGTGATTATGGCAGTACGCTAATCCATCGCGGTACAAAAATTACGGAAGCAGAATATACCGCGCTTGTTCGCGCCCTTATAAGGATTGTGAGGCGGCATCCTGGGCGTAAAGTTCATGCATATACCGATAGTAAACAAGCGGTGGTTTTATTACGACGCCGCCAACACAATAATGCCGTGGTACAACAGCTGCTACAAACTGGGATGATTCGCGTGTATTGGGTTCGGGGACACCGTGGGCATCCGTTAAATGAGGCTGCTCATAGGTTGGCGGTGCACACCCGCCGCAGTATTGAATGGGATATCCCAGAAAAACACCGAATCCGGGTGGAGCGTCAGATTATGCAGGATTTATGGGACGAATTAGCGGTATGA
- a CDS encoding pseudouridine synthase has product MTPPARRDGTPEKKNKRLQRRPQKDRQRAADIYVSKAKPARHQHVDRNRNVERTEGEGVRLQKVLAQAGVASRRMAEKLIDAGRVEVNGKVVTVQGMRIDPNTAIVRVDGARVRINEDMVYFVLNKPRGVQCTMHDDMGRPCVGDIVGEKLDAGQRLFHVGRLDAATEGLLLLTNDGELANRLMHPKYEVAKTYLATVVGEADRALVRKLREGIELEDGLAKADYAQVVDTWQGKSIVRVELHEGRKHIVRRMLKEAGYPVERLVRTKIHTVQLGEQTPGAIRALNNAELTSLYKAVGM; this is encoded by the coding sequence GTGACTCCACCCGCTCGCCGAGACGGCACACCGGAAAAAAAGAATAAACGTCTACAACGGCGCCCCCAAAAGGATCGCCAACGCGCAGCAGATATTTATGTTTCAAAAGCCAAGCCTGCGCGCCACCAACACGTGGATCGAAACCGCAATGTGGAACGCACCGAAGGGGAAGGTGTGCGGCTCCAAAAAGTGCTTGCCCAAGCTGGGGTGGCATCTCGCCGAATGGCCGAAAAACTTATCGACGCCGGCCGCGTTGAGGTCAATGGCAAAGTTGTTACCGTTCAGGGTATGCGTATTGACCCGAATACCGCAATTGTTCGTGTTGACGGTGCACGCGTGCGAATTAACGAGGATATGGTCTATTTTGTGCTTAATAAGCCTCGTGGTGTGCAGTGCACTATGCACGATGATATGGGTCGTCCCTGCGTGGGCGATATTGTCGGGGAAAAACTCGATGCTGGGCAGCGTCTTTTCCATGTGGGGCGGCTTGATGCCGCAACCGAAGGACTTTTGCTACTCACAAATGACGGTGAGCTGGCAAACCGCCTTATGCATCCGAAATACGAAGTAGCAAAAACTTATCTAGCCACCGTAGTAGGCGAAGCGGACCGTGCTCTTGTTCGTAAGCTTAGGGAAGGTATTGAGCTGGAAGACGGACTTGCAAAAGCTGACTATGCGCAAGTTGTGGATACTTGGCAAGGCAAGTCAATTGTCCGAGTAGAACTCCATGAAGGACGTAAACACATTGTGCGCCGCATGCTTAAAGAAGCTGGATATCCAGTAGAACGTCTAGTGCGAACAAAGATTCATACGGTGCAATTGGGTGAGCAAACCCCAGGCGCGATTCGCGCGCTTAATAACGCAGAACTTACAAGTCTGTATAAGGCGGTGGGAATGTGA
- a CDS encoding peptide MFS transporter: MTLVKRSSSDIDEHSPTPSNVTPGIVPAMVGVEMWERFSFYGMQAILVYYLYSATTGLGLDKTTATALMGTYGASVYLCTIAGGWVADRLFGPERTLLGGAITLVVGHLALSLIPGGWGAAIGLCLIAIGSGFLKTAAITVLGEAFAPDAEAQRDAAFQVFYMGINIGALLGPILTGWLSQVYGFHIGFGAAALLMIIALCYYLVFRKKFLEPEMLKPRNPLTSNMPFIIGTIVLLILCVIAVLITNGSLALSTLSTILLVTTITFALALFVQMFTSKTVSSKEKRQVVAYIPLFIASCAFWSILNQTYGVFAVYSDIRLDRTIGSFTIPASWTQSLNPLFILVFSIPLALLWTKLPKFNSPAKMGIGVIISGSGLLVLLPFAGSGEGATPFLVLAAATFVITLGELFVGPVGMSATTKYAPRAFATRFSALYFLSLAIGTAAAGVLSTFYNPNDATQETWYFLGCSITVMTIGLVVFLFNRKTHN; this comes from the coding sequence ATGACTCTTGTTAAACGTAGTTCATCCGATATTGATGAACATTCACCAACTCCAAGTAACGTTACCCCCGGCATAGTTCCAGCCATGGTCGGCGTCGAAATGTGGGAACGTTTTAGTTTTTATGGGATGCAGGCCATACTGGTGTACTACCTATATTCAGCAACCACTGGTTTAGGTCTGGACAAAACCACAGCCACAGCATTGATGGGCACTTATGGTGCATCTGTGTATTTGTGCACTATCGCTGGCGGCTGGGTAGCTGACCGTCTCTTCGGCCCGGAACGCACACTGCTCGGAGGCGCAATAACACTTGTAGTCGGACATCTTGCGCTTTCACTGATTCCAGGTGGTTGGGGTGCCGCTATTGGATTATGCCTTATCGCTATTGGCTCGGGTTTTCTAAAGACAGCAGCAATTACGGTCCTTGGTGAAGCTTTTGCCCCAGACGCAGAGGCACAGCGTGATGCCGCATTCCAAGTGTTCTATATGGGCATCAATATAGGCGCACTGCTTGGGCCCATTCTTACCGGCTGGCTGTCACAGGTCTATGGATTCCATATTGGATTTGGGGCCGCCGCCCTTTTAATGATTATCGCACTATGCTATTACCTGGTCTTCCGTAAAAAATTCTTGGAACCCGAGATGTTGAAGCCTCGAAATCCATTGACTTCGAATATGCCTTTTATCATTGGCACCATTGTGTTATTGATACTTTGCGTAATTGCAGTATTGATTACCAATGGGAGTCTTGCACTGAGTACACTTTCAACCATCCTTTTGGTAACCACAATTACCTTTGCATTGGCCTTGTTCGTGCAAATGTTTACTTCCAAGACTGTCTCCAGTAAGGAAAAACGTCAGGTAGTTGCGTATATCCCTCTGTTTATTGCTTCCTGCGCGTTTTGGTCAATTTTGAATCAAACATATGGTGTTTTCGCAGTGTATTCGGATATTCGCCTGGACCGTACGATTGGTTCTTTCACTATTCCTGCGAGTTGGACACAATCACTAAATCCATTGTTTATTTTGGTTTTTTCCATTCCTTTAGCCCTGCTATGGACCAAGCTCCCCAAGTTTAATTCTCCAGCGAAAATGGGCATTGGCGTTATAATTTCTGGGTCTGGTTTGCTCGTTCTTTTACCATTTGCCGGTAGTGGCGAAGGCGCAACTCCGTTTTTAGTGCTTGCCGCAGCAACATTTGTCATTACCCTTGGCGAGTTGTTTGTTGGTCCAGTTGGAATGTCTGCTACAACTAAATATGCTCCTCGCGCATTTGCCACCCGCTTTTCTGCCTTATATTTTCTTTCGCTGGCTATTGGCACAGCAGCTGCCGGTGTGCTTTCAACTTTTTATAATCCAAATGATGCTACCCAAGAAACTTGGTATTTTTTGGGCTGCAGTATTACGGTCATGACGATTGGACTTGTGGTGTTTTTGTTTAATCGAAAAACACATAATTAA
- the der gene encoding ribosome biogenesis GTPase Der, with the protein MSQHNHEEETQFVYHTHGGEISADKGFIEEEVEVAGGGYATRDYLPEDFDEAEFDDTEFGEADFGETYGDNDWEELERAFGIEKHVEEALCTVAIVGRPNVGKSSLVNRILQRREAVVEDVPGVTRDRVSYIADWNGRRFWVQDTGGWDPDAKGIHAAIARQAETAMATADVIVFVVDTTVGITETDQVMARRLQKAEVPVILVANKFDSDSQYGDMAEFWGLGLGDPYPVSALHGRGGGDLLDTVVASFPETPRTSSITSGPRRVALVGKPNVGKSSLLNKIAGEERSVVDNVAGTTVDPVDSLVQLDQQLWKFIDTAGLRKKVKNAVGHEYYASLRTRGAIDAAEVCIFLIDASENISEQDQKVLGMIVDAGKALVIAYNKWDLVDEDRRDLLEREIDQQLAHISWARRVNISAKTGRALQKLEPAMIEALESWDSRVSTGQLNNWLRGVIAQNPPPMRGGRVPRVLFATQASTQPPVIVLFTTGFLDAGYRRYLERKFRESFGFVGSPVRIAVRVREKRNWRK; encoded by the coding sequence GTGAGCCAGCACAACCATGAAGAAGAAACTCAGTTTGTTTACCATACGCATGGTGGGGAGATTTCCGCAGACAAAGGCTTTATTGAAGAAGAAGTTGAAGTCGCTGGTGGTGGGTATGCAACCAGGGATTATTTACCCGAAGATTTTGATGAAGCCGAATTCGATGACACTGAATTTGGTGAAGCTGATTTTGGGGAAACCTATGGCGATAATGACTGGGAAGAACTGGAACGTGCTTTTGGAATTGAGAAGCACGTTGAAGAGGCCTTATGTACCGTAGCGATTGTAGGCCGCCCAAATGTTGGTAAATCATCATTGGTCAATCGCATTTTGCAGCGACGCGAAGCCGTGGTGGAGGATGTGCCTGGCGTAACTCGTGACCGAGTGTCCTATATTGCCGATTGGAATGGCCGTCGATTCTGGGTGCAGGACACAGGTGGTTGGGATCCGGACGCCAAGGGAATCCATGCAGCGATTGCTCGGCAAGCAGAGACCGCTATGGCTACTGCCGATGTAATTGTTTTTGTCGTGGACACCACTGTAGGAATTACTGAAACAGACCAGGTTATGGCCCGCAGACTACAAAAGGCCGAAGTCCCTGTGATTCTAGTGGCCAATAAGTTTGACTCTGATTCGCAGTATGGAGATATGGCCGAATTTTGGGGACTTGGGCTTGGCGACCCCTATCCAGTGTCTGCACTTCATGGGCGCGGTGGTGGAGACCTTCTTGATACGGTGGTGGCGTCGTTCCCTGAAACACCTCGAACGAGCTCGATCACATCAGGTCCAAGACGTGTTGCACTTGTAGGAAAACCAAACGTTGGTAAATCATCGCTACTTAATAAAATAGCTGGTGAGGAGCGTTCTGTAGTTGATAACGTTGCTGGCACTACGGTCGATCCTGTCGACTCACTCGTGCAGCTTGATCAGCAGCTATGGAAGTTTATTGATACTGCTGGTCTGCGTAAAAAAGTGAAAAATGCGGTTGGGCATGAGTATTATGCTTCGTTACGGACCCGCGGTGCGATTGATGCCGCCGAGGTTTGCATTTTTCTGATCGATGCCTCCGAAAATATTAGTGAACAAGACCAAAAAGTGCTTGGCATGATTGTTGATGCCGGCAAGGCACTCGTGATTGCCTACAACAAATGGGATCTTGTGGATGAAGATCGCCGTGACCTACTCGAACGCGAAATTGATCAACAACTAGCCCATATTTCTTGGGCGCGGCGAGTTAATATTTCCGCTAAAACCGGTCGAGCACTGCAAAAACTAGAACCCGCGATGATTGAGGCTCTAGAGTCTTGGGATTCCCGAGTATCTACTGGACAGCTGAATAATTGGTTGCGCGGTGTGATTGCACAGAATCCACCTCCAATGCGTGGTGGAAGGGTCCCCAGAGTACTATTTGCCACTCAGGCTTCAACCCAACCACCTGTTATTGTTTTGTTTACTACTGGATTCCTTGATGCTGGGTATCGTCGATACCTTGAACGGAAATTCCGTGAATCATTTGGTTTCGTGGGTTCGCCGGTACGTATTGCTGTACGTGTTCGGGAAAAGCGAAACTGGAGGAAATAG